CTCCCCATGGTCCGGTGTGATGATAACGGCGCATCGAAGTGGCGCAGACCGGCCAGAAACAGGACCCCCTTTCGTCATATCCGCGGGAACTCCCTCCGCGGGGAGGCCGCGGTCTCCTCCCTATGATATTCCTACGGGTGCGGAGCGACCGGCGTTCACCCCGACGGGGACGAGGCGGGCTCCCCCGGGTCGGGCGCGGGATACGGCACGACGCTCTCCTGTTCGTTGGGATCGGTGCGGGCCAACACGGCGGTGCAGACCTCGGTCTCGCTGGGATTGTACGGGAGATGGGGCATGTTCGCCGGAATGTACAGCAGTTGGCCGGCCCGCACCGTCAGATGCTGCCGCAGGCCCTCGCCGAACCACATCGCCGCCTCGCCGGAGAGCACGTAGATGGCGGTCTCGTGACGTTCGTGCGCATGCGGTTTGGCCCGAGCGCGCGGCGGGATGGTGACGAGA
This DNA window, taken from bacterium, encodes the following:
- a CDS encoding cupin domain-containing protein; this translates as MPAPRATCTVISPDATFHGKQDLDYFAGISAESVGSSGLCMHLVTIPPRARAKPHAHERHETAIYVLSGEAAMWFGEGLRQHLTVRAGQLLYIPANMPHLPYNPSETEVCTAVLARTDPNEQESVVPYPAPDPGEPASSPSG